A single genomic interval of Bacillaceae bacterium S4-13-56 harbors:
- a CDS encoding Mini-ribonuclease 3, with product MVDAKQMKSLTLAYMGDVLYEQYVREHLIRSGQVMPQRLHEGAVRFVSAKSQARVLREWIEDQLLSEEEVAVVRRGRNAKSGSVPKNTDVQTYRYSTAFEALLGYLYFSHQNERLIDLVELAIKSVERSDSQ from the coding sequence ATGGTGGATGCTAAACAAATGAAAAGCTTAACTCTGGCTTATATGGGGGACGTCCTATATGAGCAATATGTTAGAGAACATCTGATACGAAGTGGTCAAGTCATGCCGCAGCGCCTACACGAAGGTGCGGTCCGCTTTGTGTCTGCTAAATCTCAAGCAAGGGTTTTGCGTGAATGGATAGAAGATCAGCTGTTGTCAGAAGAAGAGGTAGCTGTTGTTCGAAGGGGACGAAATGCAAAATCGGGTTCAGTTCCTAAAAACACCGATGTGCAAACCTATCGATACAGTACTGCGTTCGAGGCGTTATTAGGATACTTATATTTTTCCCATCAAAATGAAAGACTTATTGATCTCGTAGAATTAGCCATCAAGTCTGTAGAAAGGAGCGATTCCCAGTGA
- the rpoB gene encoding DNA-directed RNA polymerase subunit beta: MTGQLVQYGRHRQRRSYARISEVLELPNLIEIQTASYDWFLEEGLKEMFQDISPIEDFTGNLSLEFIDYSLGEPKYPVDESKERDVTYSAPLRVKVRLLNKETGEVKEQEVFMGDFPLMTDTGTFVINGAERVIVSQLVRSPSVYFNSKVDKNGKKGYTATVIPNRGAWLEYETDAKDVVHVRIDRTRKLPITVLLRALGFGTDQEIIDLIGDNEYLRNTLEKDNTENSEKALLEIYERLRPGEPPTVENAKSLLFSRFFDPKRYDLAHVGRYKINKKLHIKNRLFNQVLGETLVDPETGEVLGSKGDKIDRRMLNRLLPYLEGSEINLGDRELEPHEGVLNDVIKLQSVKIIDPTDPEGERLLTVTGNGGVDTSIKNITSADILASISYFFNILHQVGDTDDIDHLGNRRLRSVGELLQNQFRIGLSRMERVVRERMSIQDTASITPQQLINIRPVIASIKEFFGSSQLSQFMDQTNPLAELTHKRRLSALGPGGLTRERAGFEVRDVHYSHYGRMCPIETPEGPNIGLINSLSSYAKVNKFGFIETPYRRVDPDTGKVTKFIDYLTADEEDNYVVAQANAKLADDGSFVNEEVIARFRGENTIVKRDRIDYMDVSPKQVVSAATACIPFLENDDSNRALMGANMQRQAVPLLNPESPIVGTGMEYVSGKDSGAAVICHHEGIVERVQAKEVIVRRISVVDGKEVKGDTDRYRLQKFIRSNQGTCYNQRPIVSEGDRVTKGEILADGPSMELGELALGRNVLVGFMTWDGYNYEDAIIMSERLVKDDVYTSVHIEEYESEARDTKLGPEEITRDIPNVGEDALRNLDERGIIRVGAEVSDGELLVGKVTPKGVTELTAEERLLHAIFGEKAREVRDTSLRVPHGGGGIVLDVKIFNREDGDELPPGVNQLVRVYIVQKRKISEGDKMAGRHGNKGVISKILPEEDMPYLPDGTPIDIMLNPLGVPSRMNIGQVLELHLGMAARQLGIHVASPVFDGAREEDVWATLEEAGMARDAKTVLYDGRTGEPFDNRVSVGVMYMIKLAHMVDDKLHARSTGPYSLVTQQPLGGKAQFGGQRFGEMEVWALEAYGAAYTLQEILTVKSDDVVGRVKTYEAIVKGENVPEPGVPESFKVLIKELQSLGMDVKMLSSDEQEIDLRDIEDEDTQSAEKLQLESE, translated from the coding sequence TTGACAGGTCAACTAGTTCAATATGGACGACACCGCCAACGTAGAAGCTATGCGCGTATCAGTGAAGTTCTAGAATTACCAAATCTCATTGAAATTCAAACAGCTTCGTATGATTGGTTCTTAGAAGAAGGTTTGAAGGAGATGTTCCAGGATATTTCACCTATTGAAGATTTTACGGGTAATCTTTCCTTGGAATTCATTGATTATAGTCTCGGAGAACCAAAGTATCCTGTAGATGAATCAAAAGAGAGAGATGTCACATATTCAGCTCCTCTTCGTGTCAAGGTTCGTTTATTAAATAAAGAGACCGGCGAAGTAAAAGAGCAAGAAGTGTTTATGGGTGATTTTCCATTGATGACAGATACAGGTACTTTTGTAATAAACGGGGCAGAACGAGTTATTGTATCTCAGCTGGTTCGTTCACCAAGTGTTTATTTTAACTCTAAGGTAGATAAAAATGGAAAAAAAGGGTACACAGCAACGGTTATCCCTAACCGTGGCGCTTGGCTGGAATATGAAACAGATGCCAAGGATGTAGTGCATGTTCGTATTGATCGAACAAGAAAGCTTCCGATTACCGTATTGCTTCGTGCATTAGGTTTTGGTACAGACCAAGAGATTATCGATCTAATTGGAGATAACGAATACTTAAGAAATACTCTAGAAAAAGATAATACCGAAAATAGCGAAAAAGCGCTACTAGAAATTTATGAAAGATTACGTCCAGGCGAACCACCTACTGTTGAAAATGCAAAGAGTCTCTTGTTCTCTCGCTTTTTTGACCCTAAGAGGTATGATCTAGCTCATGTTGGTCGTTATAAGATTAATAAGAAGCTTCACATTAAAAATCGCTTGTTTAACCAAGTTCTTGGAGAGACTCTAGTTGATCCTGAGACTGGCGAAGTATTGGGTAGCAAAGGCGACAAAATAGATCGTCGTATGCTAAACCGTTTACTTCCTTATTTAGAAGGCTCGGAAATCAATTTGGGAGATCGTGAGTTAGAACCACATGAAGGCGTACTAAATGATGTTATTAAATTACAGTCTGTAAAGATTATTGACCCAACAGATCCTGAAGGAGAACGACTTTTAACGGTTACAGGAAATGGTGGGGTTGATACTTCTATTAAAAACATCACTTCTGCTGATATTTTAGCTTCTATTAGTTATTTCTTTAACATTCTACATCAAGTAGGAGATACCGATGACATAGACCATTTAGGAAACCGTAGGCTTCGTTCGGTTGGTGAACTCCTACAAAACCAATTTCGCATTGGTTTATCCAGAATGGAACGAGTGGTTCGTGAGCGTATGTCGATCCAGGATACTGCGTCGATCACACCACAACAGCTTATTAATATAAGACCTGTGATTGCATCTATTAAAGAGTTCTTTGGTAGTTCACAGCTTTCACAGTTTATGGATCAAACTAACCCGTTAGCAGAACTTACGCATAAAAGACGTTTGTCTGCCCTGGGTCCTGGTGGTTTAACGCGTGAACGCGCAGGATTTGAAGTGCGTGACGTTCACTACTCCCACTATGGTCGTATGTGTCCAATTGAGACACCGGAAGGTCCGAACATCGGATTGATTAACTCTCTATCATCCTATGCAAAAGTAAATAAGTTTGGATTTATAGAAACTCCTTACCGTCGTGTGGATCCAGATACAGGTAAAGTAACTAAGTTTATTGACTACTTGACCGCAGATGAAGAGGATAATTACGTTGTAGCCCAAGCAAATGCAAAGTTGGCAGACGATGGATCTTTCGTAAATGAAGAGGTTATTGCTCGTTTCCGTGGGGAAAACACCATCGTTAAACGTGATCGAATTGACTATATGGACGTATCTCCAAAACAAGTAGTATCCGCTGCGACTGCATGTATTCCATTCTTGGAAAATGATGACTCAAACCGTGCCTTAATGGGTGCGAACATGCAGCGTCAGGCTGTACCTTTGTTAAATCCCGAGTCACCAATTGTTGGTACTGGGATGGAATATGTTTCTGGTAAAGATTCAGGCGCCGCCGTCATTTGCCACCACGAAGGAATTGTTGAACGTGTTCAAGCAAAAGAAGTTATCGTTCGTCGCATTTCCGTTGTGGATGGAAAAGAGGTAAAAGGGGACACAGACCGTTACCGTTTACAAAAGTTTATTCGTTCCAATCAAGGAACTTGCTATAACCAACGTCCAATTGTAAGTGAAGGGGACCGAGTTACAAAAGGTGAAATTCTCGCGGATGGGCCTTCTATGGAGCTTGGTGAATTAGCTCTAGGACGAAATGTGTTAGTAGGATTCATGACTTGGGATGGGTACAACTATGAGGACGCCATTATTATGAGTGAGCGCCTTGTAAAAGATGATGTCTATACTTCAGTTCATATTGAAGAATATGAGTCAGAGGCTAGAGATACAAAACTAGGACCAGAGGAAATTACACGTGATATTCCAAACGTAGGTGAAGACGCACTTCGTAATTTGGATGAGCGCGGAATTATCCGTGTTGGAGCTGAGGTTAGTGATGGAGAATTACTTGTTGGTAAAGTAACCCCTAAAGGAGTTACCGAACTTACCGCTGAAGAAAGACTTCTACATGCTATTTTTGGTGAAAAAGCACGTGAAGTTCGTGATACATCTCTACGTGTGCCTCATGGCGGAGGCGGAATTGTTCTAGATGTGAAGATCTTCAATCGTGAAGATGGCGATGAGTTACCGCCAGGTGTCAACCAATTAGTCCGTGTTTACATTGTTCAGAAGCGTAAAATCTCTGAAGGGGATAAAATGGCTGGGCGACACGGGAACAAAGGGGTTATTTCAAAAATATTACCTGAAGAAGATATGCCTTATTTACCAGATGGAACACCGATTGATATCATGTTAAACCCATTAGGGGTGCCATCTCGTATGAATATTGGACAGGTATTAGAGCTTCACTTAGGTATGGCCGCTAGACAACTCGGTATTCATGTTGCCTCTCCTGTTTTCGACGGAGCGCGTGAAGAAGATGTTTGGGCTACTCTTGAAGAAGCTGGAATGGCGCGTGATGCGAAAACCGTACTTTACGATGGACGCACAGGTGAACCATTTGACAACCGTGTTTCTGTTGGCGTCATGTATATGATCAAATTGGCTCACATGGTTGATGACAAACTACATGCACGTTCAACCGGTCCATACTCACTTGTTACGCAACAGCCACTTGGTGGTAAAGCACAATTTGGTGGACAGCGTTTTGGTGAGATGGAGGTATGGGCCCTTGAAGCGTATGGGGCAGCCTATACATTACAAGAGATTCTTACAGTTAAATCAGATGATGTGGTTGGTCGTGTGAAAACGTATGAAGCTATTGTTAAAGGTGAAAATGTACCTGAGCCGGGAGTTCCTGAATCCTTCAAGGTATTAATTAAAGAGCTTCAAAGCTTGGGAATGGATGTAAAGATGTTATCAAGCGATGAACAAGAGATTGATCTTCGCGACATTGAAGACGAAGATACACAATCCGCAGAAAAATTACAGTTAGAATCTGAATAA
- the rlmB gene encoding 23S rRNA (guanosine(2251)-2'-O)-methyltransferase RlmB produces the protein MSEEWIIGKNPVLEALRSGREMNKIWIAEHLQFQATKQIQQLAKQNNTIVQQVPKKKLDQMFEGNHQGVAASVAAYEYSTLDALFAKANEKGEAPFFLLLDELEDPHNLGSILRTADAVGAHGIIIPKRRSVGLTASVAKASTGAIEYVPVVRVTNLSQTIDELKEKGVWVVGTDAEGKEDYRELDGTLPLALVIGSEGKGISRLVQKNCDWMIRLPMKGKVTSLNASVAASLLMYEVYRKRNPIGD, from the coding sequence GTGAGTGAAGAATGGATTATTGGAAAGAATCCAGTGTTAGAAGCATTACGGTCAGGCCGAGAAATGAATAAAATATGGATAGCGGAGCACCTTCAGTTTCAAGCAACAAAGCAAATACAACAGTTAGCCAAACAAAATAATACGATTGTTCAGCAGGTGCCCAAGAAGAAGTTAGATCAAATGTTTGAAGGAAATCATCAGGGAGTTGCAGCTTCGGTAGCTGCCTATGAATATTCCACTTTGGATGCTTTGTTTGCTAAAGCGAATGAAAAAGGGGAAGCACCTTTCTTTCTTCTACTTGATGAGCTGGAGGACCCTCACAATCTTGGATCGATTTTGCGTACAGCGGATGCGGTAGGAGCTCACGGTATTATTATTCCGAAGCGGAGATCTGTGGGATTAACAGCTTCAGTGGCTAAAGCCTCAACAGGAGCTATTGAATATGTGCCCGTAGTAAGAGTAACCAACCTCTCACAAACCATCGATGAATTAAAGGAAAAGGGAGTCTGGGTGGTTGGTACTGATGCGGAAGGTAAAGAGGATTATCGAGAACTTGATGGAACATTACCCCTTGCTTTAGTTATTGGTAGTGAAGGCAAAGGGATTAGTCGTCTCGTGCAAAAAAATTGCGATTGGATGATTCGACTCCCAATGAAGGGGAAGGTCACTTCATTGAATGCATCAGTTGCAGCTTCTCTCCTCATGTATGAAGTTTATAGGAAACGCAATCCTATAGGTGATTGA
- the rpmG gene encoding 50S ribosomal protein L33 gives MRKKLILACSECYQRNYSSYKNTESQPERLEVKKYCKKCEKHTLHRETK, from the coding sequence ATGAGGAAAAAACTTATTTTAGCTTGTTCAGAGTGCTATCAACGTAATTATAGTTCTTATAAAAATACAGAAAGTCAGCCTGAAAGATTAGAAGTGAAAAAGTATTGTAAAAAATGTGAGAAACATACCCTTCATCGGGAAACAAAATAG
- the rplJ gene encoding 50S ribosomal protein L10 yields the protein MSKVIEQKKQLVSEIAEKLQNSKSTILVDYRGLDVAEVTELRKQLREAGVEFKVYKNTMTRRATVQAELTALNESLVGPTAIAFSSEDVVAPAKVLNEFSKKHDALEIKGGVIEGNVATLDQIKELADLPSREGLLSMLLSVLQAPIRNLAYVTKAVAEQKEGEGA from the coding sequence ATGAGCAAAGTAATCGAGCAAAAGAAACAGCTTGTTTCTGAAATTGCTGAGAAGCTTCAAAATAGCAAATCAACAATTCTTGTTGACTATCGTGGACTAGATGTTGCGGAAGTAACTGAACTTCGTAAGCAACTTCGAGAAGCTGGAGTAGAATTCAAGGTTTACAAAAATACAATGACTCGTCGCGCAACTGTGCAAGCAGAACTAACTGCACTTAACGAATCTCTAGTTGGTCCTACAGCGATCGCTTTCAGTAGCGAAGATGTAGTAGCCCCCGCTAAAGTGTTAAATGAGTTTTCTAAGAAGCATGATGCATTAGAAATTAAGGGTGGAGTTATTGAAGGGAATGTTGCTACACTTGATCAAATCAAGGAGCTTGCAGACCTACCTTCACGCGAAGGCCTGCTTTCTATGCTACTCAGTGTGCTTCAAGCACCAATTCGCAATCTTGCTTATGTTACAAAAGCAGTTGCAGAACAAAAAGAAGGCGAAGGAGCATAA
- a CDS encoding NYN domain-containing protein, translating into MDALIVDGYNIIGAWSDLRNLRERDLAQARDKLIDYMSEYRAITGFRVIVVFDAHFVKGNEKKIKTRKVEVVFTRENETADECIERLVKKIKNVKNQVYVATSDYTEQRTIFAQGALRKSARELLLEMEEVETDIRKEVKKQKEVVHHSKIPISKDVLEVFERWRRGEK; encoded by the coding sequence ATGGATGCCTTGATCGTCGATGGTTATAACATCATTGGCGCATGGTCTGATTTGCGTAATCTTAGGGAGAGGGATTTAGCGCAGGCAAGAGATAAGTTAATTGATTATATGTCTGAATATCGAGCGATTACTGGGTTTCGAGTAATTGTAGTTTTTGATGCTCACTTTGTAAAAGGGAATGAAAAGAAAATTAAAACAAGAAAAGTCGAAGTTGTTTTTACACGTGAGAATGAGACAGCAGACGAATGTATCGAGCGGTTAGTCAAAAAAATTAAAAACGTAAAAAATCAAGTGTATGTGGCTACTTCGGACTATACGGAACAACGTACAATCTTCGCTCAAGGAGCACTTCGAAAGTCTGCAAGGGAGCTTCTGTTGGAGATGGAGGAAGTAGAAACAGATATCAGAAAGGAAGTTAAAAAGCAAAAAGAAGTTGTTCATCATTCTAAAATTCCAATCTCCAAAGATGTGTTAGAGGTTTTTGAAAGATGGAGAAGAGGGGAAAAGTAG
- the nusG gene encoding transcription termination/antitermination protein NusG: MEKRWYVMHTYSGYENKVKTNLEKRVDSMGMQDKIFRVMVPEEEETEIKNGKRKTAKKKVFPGYVLTEMIMTDDSWYVVRNTPGVTGFVGSSGSGSKPTPLLPEEADVILKRMGMEETVTEVDFELKESVRVKEGPFANFTGSIEHIDIDKQKVKVHVNMFGRETPVELDFSQIEKL; encoded by the coding sequence ATGGAAAAAAGATGGTATGTAATGCACACGTATTCCGGCTACGAAAACAAGGTCAAAACAAACCTTGAAAAAAGAGTAGATTCAATGGGAATGCAGGATAAGATTTTCCGAGTAATGGTTCCTGAGGAAGAAGAGACGGAAATCAAAAACGGGAAACGTAAGACTGCAAAGAAGAAAGTATTTCCAGGATATGTTTTAACTGAAATGATTATGACTGATGATTCCTGGTATGTCGTTCGAAATACTCCAGGGGTAACTGGGTTTGTTGGTTCGTCAGGATCTGGATCTAAACCAACTCCGCTTTTGCCGGAAGAGGCAGATGTTATTTTGAAGCGCATGGGTATGGAAGAAACGGTTACTGAGGTGGACTTTGAGTTGAAAGAATCCGTTCGAGTAAAAGAAGGGCCTTTTGCTAACTTTACAGGAAGTATTGAACATATTGATATAGACAAGCAAAAGGTAAAGGTTCATGTGAACATGTTTGGACGAGAAACTCCAGTAGAGCTAGACTTTTCTCAAATTGAAAAGCTTTAA
- the rplL gene encoding 50S ribosomal protein L7/L12 has product MTKEQIIEAVKEMTVLELNDLVKAIEEEFGVTAAAPVAVAGGAAGAEAAEEQTEFDVILAETGASKIKVIKVVREITGLGLKEAKELVDGAPKPVKEGITKEEAEELKAKLEEVGAKVEVK; this is encoded by the coding sequence ATGACTAAAGAACAAATTATCGAAGCAGTCAAAGAAATGACTGTTCTTGAGCTTAACGATTTAGTAAAAGCAATTGAAGAAGAGTTTGGTGTAACTGCTGCTGCTCCTGTAGCTGTAGCTGGTGGCGCTGCTGGTGCCGAAGCTGCTGAAGAGCAAACTGAATTTGATGTAATCCTTGCTGAAACTGGTGCATCTAAGATTAAAGTTATCAAGGTTGTACGTGAAATCACTGGTCTTGGCTTGAAAGAAGCTAAAGAACTAGTTGACGGTGCTCCGAAGCCTGTTAAAGAAGGTATTACAAAAGAAGAAGCAGAAGAACTTAAAGCTAAGCTTGAAGAAGTTGGAGCTAAAGTTGAAGTTAAGTAA
- the rplA gene encoding 50S ribosomal protein L1 encodes MAKKGKRYAEAEKLIDRTQAYEVKEAIELVKQTAKAKFDETVEAAFRLGVDPKKADQQIRGAFVLPHGTGKTQRVLVFAKGDKAKEAEAAGADYVGESDYINKINQGWFEFDVIVATPDMMAEVGKLGRVLGPKGLMPNPKTGTVTFEVEKAVKDIKAGKVEYRVDKSSNVHVPIGKVSFDTEKLVENFEAITETLLKVKPQSSKGVYMRNAAVASTMGPGVKVDVSELVRR; translated from the coding sequence ATGGCTAAAAAAGGTAAGCGTTATGCAGAAGCTGAAAAGCTAATTGACCGTACTCAAGCTTATGAAGTAAAAGAAGCAATTGAATTAGTGAAGCAAACAGCGAAAGCTAAATTTGATGAAACAGTAGAAGCTGCTTTCCGTCTTGGAGTAGATCCTAAGAAAGCAGACCAACAAATTCGTGGCGCTTTTGTTTTGCCACACGGAACTGGTAAAACTCAACGTGTGCTTGTATTTGCAAAAGGAGATAAAGCGAAAGAGGCTGAAGCTGCTGGAGCAGATTACGTTGGAGAATCTGATTATATCAATAAAATTAACCAAGGTTGGTTTGAGTTTGATGTGATCGTAGCAACTCCAGATATGATGGCAGAGGTTGGTAAACTAGGTCGTGTTCTTGGACCAAAAGGTTTAATGCCAAACCCTAAAACTGGAACGGTTACTTTTGAAGTAGAAAAAGCCGTAAAGGATATTAAAGCTGGTAAGGTAGAGTATCGCGTGGATAAGTCTTCTAACGTTCACGTGCCGATCGGTAAAGTATCTTTTGATACAGAAAAGCTTGTTGAAAACTTCGAAGCTATTACAGAAACTTTATTAAAAGTAAAGCCTCAATCTTCTAAGGGTGTTTATATGCGTAATGCAGCTGTTGCTTCTACGATGGGCCCTGGTGTGAAAGTTGATGTTTCTGAATTAGTGCGTCGTTAA
- the rplK gene encoding 50S ribosomal protein L11: protein MAKKVIKVVKLQIPAGKANPAPPVGPALGQAGVNIMGFCKEFNARTADQAGMIIPVEITVFEDRSFTFITKTPPAAVLLKKAAGIESGSGEPNRNKVATVKRDKVREIAETKMPDLNAADVEAAMRMVEGTARSMGIVIED from the coding sequence GTGGCTAAAAAAGTAATTAAAGTTGTCAAACTACAAATTCCTGCAGGAAAAGCCAACCCGGCACCACCAGTTGGACCAGCATTAGGTCAAGCGGGTGTAAACATTATGGGATTTTGTAAAGAATTCAACGCACGTACAGCAGATCAAGCTGGCATGATTATTCCAGTTGAAATCACGGTGTTTGAAGACCGTTCATTTACATTCATCACTAAAACTCCGCCCGCTGCAGTTCTTCTAAAGAAAGCAGCTGGTATCGAATCAGGATCTGGGGAGCCAAACCGCAACAAAGTTGCGACTGTAAAGCGCGATAAGGTTCGTGAAATTGCAGAAACCAAGATGCCTGACCTGAATGCTGCTGACGTTGAAGCGGCTATGCGTATGGTAGAAGGTACTGCGCGTAGTATGGGAATCGTCATTGAAGATTAA
- the secE gene encoding preprotein translocase subunit SecE: protein MMKIGKFFKDIAREMRKVSWPKRKELTKYTITTVATVLFVAVFFAVVDLGISSFLELFFE from the coding sequence ATCATGAAGATTGGAAAGTTTTTTAAAGATATTGCACGCGAAATGCGAAAAGTAAGTTGGCCTAAGAGAAAAGAACTTACGAAATATACAATTACAACAGTTGCAACTGTTTTGTTTGTTGCAGTGTTTTTTGCAGTAGTAGATCTTGGAATTTCTTCATTTCTTGAACTGTTTTTCGAATAA
- the sigH gene encoding RNA polymerase sporulation sigma factor SigH, translating into MNYSQDENWKNGFFEKLSDEDVVELVQAGDTHALEYLIHKYKNFVRAKARTYFLIGADREDIVQEGMIGLYKAIRDFQMDKLSSFKAFAELCVTRQIITAIKTATRQKHIPLNSYVSLDKPIYDEESDRTLLDVIAGAKSLDPEEMIINQERFGDMEFKMAEILSDLERKVLNLYLDGQSYQEISLELDRHVKSIDNALQRVKRKLERYLELSEISL; encoded by the coding sequence GTGAATTACTCACAAGATGAAAACTGGAAAAATGGTTTTTTTGAGAAATTGTCAGATGAAGATGTTGTTGAACTTGTTCAGGCTGGGGATACTCATGCATTAGAATATTTAATCCATAAGTACAAAAATTTTGTCCGTGCAAAAGCTAGGACTTATTTTTTGATTGGTGCAGATCGTGAGGATATTGTTCAAGAAGGAATGATAGGTTTATATAAAGCTATACGTGATTTTCAAATGGACAAGCTCTCTTCTTTTAAAGCTTTTGCTGAATTATGTGTAACCCGTCAGATTATTACAGCTATTAAAACAGCCACACGTCAAAAACATATCCCTTTAAATTCCTATGTATCTTTAGATAAACCAATTTATGATGAAGAGTCAGACCGGACGTTATTAGATGTGATTGCAGGTGCAAAATCTTTAGACCCTGAAGAAATGATTATTAATCAGGAACGTTTTGGAGATATGGAGTTCAAAATGGCCGAAATTTTAAGTGATCTTGAAAGAAAAGTTCTAAATTTATATTTGGACGGGCAGTCCTACCAAGAAATCTCTTTAGAATTGGACCGGCATGTAAAGTCTATAGATAACGCCTTACAGCGAGTGAAAAGAAAATTAGAACGTTATCTGGAGTTAAGTGAAATCTCACTGTAA
- a CDS encoding class I SAM-dependent methyltransferase: MSEHYYSKTPQSKSDQRNFTFQLRNHSFIFTTDHGVFSKNEVDYGSRVLIDAYQPPEIDGINVDLGCGYGPIGLSLAKAFPDQAFLLVDVNERALELAEINRNQNHIPNATVMQSDRLQDVHQQPIASIITNPPIRAGKETVHLMLEESFEKLTSGGQLWVVIQKKQGAPSAKKKMEEFFGEVDTVVKDKGYFVLVAKKFD; this comes from the coding sequence ATGAGCGAACATTACTATTCTAAAACTCCACAATCCAAAAGTGATCAGAGAAACTTTACATTTCAGCTGCGAAACCATTCATTTATATTCACAACAGATCATGGAGTGTTTTCTAAAAATGAAGTGGACTATGGATCAAGAGTCTTAATAGATGCGTATCAACCACCTGAGATCGACGGAATTAATGTTGATTTAGGATGTGGGTATGGACCTATCGGTTTATCTCTAGCGAAGGCGTTTCCAGACCAAGCTTTTCTTTTGGTGGATGTAAATGAAAGAGCATTAGAGTTAGCTGAAATAAATCGTAACCAAAATCACATTCCCAACGCAACGGTAATGCAGAGCGATCGCTTGCAAGATGTGCATCAACAGCCGATTGCGTCTATTATTACAAACCCCCCCATTCGAGCTGGTAAAGAAACTGTTCACCTGATGCTAGAAGAAAGTTTTGAAAAATTAACTTCAGGGGGTCAATTATGGGTTGTTATTCAAAAAAAACAAGGGGCCCCTTCTGCTAAAAAGAAAATGGAAGAGTTTTTCGGTGAAGTAGATACCGTTGTTAAAGATAAAGGTTACTTTGTCCTTGTGGCCAAAAAGTTTGACTGA